From the genome of Parafrankia discariae, one region includes:
- a CDS encoding ABC transporter ATP-binding protein: MIEARGLTKRYGRTVAVNDLTFTVQPGKVTGFLGPNGAGKSTTMRMILGLDHPSAGEVRIGGRRYRELREPLREVGALLEAKWVHPNRSARAHLRWMAASNRLPAKRVDEVLEIVGLTAVAGRRAGGYSLGMAQRLGIAVALLGDPGVLLFDEPVNGLDPEGILWIRQFMHRLADEGRTVFVSSHLLSEMALTAQELIVIGRGRLIAQTSTKEFIDSASDSSVRVRGPEMERLHSVLAGQGLAVQETPATTDIPAALVVRGSSTEQVGELAGAVGLVLHELSESRGSLEQAFIQMTGGDVEYHAGGVGPAGSLAGTRPAGAPGGPGGPGAPGLAGPPPGALPPGGVPPGAVPAPTPPGVAPAGPSGPRGSGVPAPTRPGTDAWTGVDKP, encoded by the coding sequence ATGATCGAGGCACGAGGGCTGACCAAGCGTTACGGCCGTACGGTTGCCGTCAACGACCTGACCTTCACGGTGCAGCCCGGCAAGGTGACCGGCTTCCTGGGCCCCAACGGTGCGGGCAAGTCGACCACGATGCGCATGATTCTCGGGCTCGACCACCCGTCGGCCGGCGAGGTCCGGATCGGCGGCCGCAGGTATCGGGAGCTCAGGGAGCCGCTGCGTGAGGTCGGCGCGCTCCTCGAGGCGAAGTGGGTCCACCCCAACCGCTCGGCCCGCGCACACCTGCGCTGGATGGCCGCCTCCAACCGGCTGCCCGCCAAGCGGGTGGACGAGGTCCTGGAGATCGTCGGCCTCACCGCGGTGGCCGGCCGCCGGGCCGGGGGCTACTCCCTCGGCATGGCCCAGCGCCTCGGGATCGCGGTCGCGCTGCTCGGTGACCCCGGAGTGCTGCTGTTCGACGAGCCGGTGAACGGCCTGGACCCGGAGGGAATCCTCTGGATTCGCCAGTTCATGCATCGGCTCGCCGACGAGGGTCGCACGGTGTTCGTGTCCAGCCATCTCCTCTCCGAGATGGCGCTGACCGCCCAGGAACTCATCGTCATCGGTCGTGGGCGGCTCATCGCCCAGACGAGCACCAAGGAGTTCATCGACTCGGCCTCCGACTCCTCGGTACGCGTGCGCGGGCCCGAGATGGAGCGGCTGCACAGCGTCCTCGCCGGCCAGGGCCTGGCCGTCCAGGAGACACCCGCCACCACCGACATCCCGGCCGCCCTGGTGGTGCGCGGCAGCTCCACCGAGCAGGTGGGTGAGCTGGCCGGCGCCGTCGGGCTGGTCCTGCACGAGCTCTCCGAGTCGCGCGGCTCGCTGGAGCAGGCGTTCATCCAGATGACCGGCGGCGACGTCGAGTACCACGCGGGCGGGGTCGGCCCGGCCGGGTCGCTCGCCGGCACCAGGCCGGCCGGCGCACCCGGTGGTCCTGGTGGTCCCGGTGCTCCCGGTCTCGCCGGGCCGCCGCCTGGAGCGCTCCCACCCGGGGGTGTGCCTCCCGGCGCCGTGCCCGCTCCCACTCCACCGGGCGTCGCGCCCGCCGGACCATCGGGCCCCCGCGGCTCGGGGGTCCCGGCTCCGACCCGCCCCGGTACCGA
- a CDS encoding class II glutamine amidotransferase: protein MCHLFAMSSGSERIQATFWLLDAPDSPRAQTRRPPDGAGFGFFGDEGRPEVVKQAIRSRADTAFAREAQQVTSSTFVAHVRHASTGRVDDRNTHPFVQDGRIFAHNGVIEGLGKLDAELGTTGSGVLGDTDSERYFALITREIAARDGDVAAGIAAAANWIAENLPLYSINMILASRDDLWALRYPDTNGLHVLQRAPGGRNNRHLDHASPFSEIRVRSLDLTTRPAVVVESERMDEDPRWRLMASGELLHVGPDLKVTSSIVVAGPPAHPLTLDDLRPEAAASQTTAVPDLPVSA, encoded by the coding sequence ATGTGTCATCTGTTCGCGATGAGCAGTGGCAGCGAGCGGATCCAGGCGACCTTCTGGCTGCTGGACGCGCCCGACAGTCCGCGGGCGCAGACCCGTCGTCCCCCGGACGGCGCGGGCTTCGGCTTCTTTGGTGACGAAGGCCGCCCCGAGGTGGTCAAGCAGGCGATTCGCTCCCGCGCCGACACGGCGTTCGCCCGCGAGGCGCAGCAGGTCACCTCGTCGACGTTCGTCGCGCACGTGCGGCACGCCTCGACCGGGCGGGTCGACGACCGCAACACGCACCCGTTCGTCCAGGACGGGCGGATCTTCGCCCACAACGGGGTCATCGAGGGGCTGGGCAAGCTCGACGCGGAGCTCGGCACGACGGGCTCCGGCGTGCTCGGTGACACCGACTCGGAGCGCTACTTCGCCCTGATCACCCGCGAGATCGCGGCGCGGGACGGCGACGTCGCGGCGGGCATCGCGGCCGCGGCGAACTGGATCGCCGAGAACCTGCCGCTCTACTCGATCAACATGATCCTGGCCAGCCGGGACGATCTGTGGGCGCTGCGGTATCCCGACACGAATGGTCTGCACGTGCTCCAGCGGGCCCCGGGCGGGCGTAACAACCGCCACCTGGATCACGCCAGCCCGTTCAGCGAGATCCGGGTCCGCTCCCTCGACCTGACGACCCGCCCCGCCGTGGTCGTCGAGAGCGAGCGGATGGACGAGGACCCCCGGTGGCGGCTGATGGCCAGCGGGGAACTGCTGCACGTCGGCCCGGATCTGAAAGTGACGTCCAGCATCGTCGTGGCCGGCCCGCCGGCGCATCCGCTGACCCTCGACGACCTTCGTCCCGAGGCGGCCGCGTCGCAGACGACCGCCGTCCCCGACCTCCCGGTCTCCGCCTGA
- a CDS encoding STAS domain-containing protein encodes MIPEGFRVALGDPLALKITVRLNPWGATAALDGDLDMLTEASAGAALDTVLSAVTARRAPSPAPVGLVLDVSRVFADVRGLTVLHRLWRAGERRAVVVALGGAAPLLRRMVELLTSPGVPLYPGVAEAWNAVLTMSERVERV; translated from the coding sequence TTGATCCCCGAAGGCTTCCGGGTCGCTCTCGGTGATCCCCTGGCGCTGAAGATCACGGTACGGCTGAACCCGTGGGGCGCGACGGCGGCACTCGACGGCGACCTGGACATGTTGACCGAGGCGTCGGCCGGGGCCGCCCTCGACACCGTGCTGAGCGCGGTCACCGCCCGGCGCGCGCCCTCTCCCGCGCCGGTGGGGCTGGTGCTCGACGTGTCCCGGGTGTTCGCCGACGTCCGCGGACTCACTGTGCTGCACCGGTTGTGGCGTGCCGGGGAGCGCCGCGCGGTCGTCGTCGCGCTCGGCGGTGCGGCGCCGTTGCTGCGCCGTATGGTGGAGCTGCTCACATCACCTGGAGTTCCGCTCTACCCTGGCGTCGCGGAAGCCTGGAATGCCGTGCTGACCATGTCCGAGCGGGTGGAGCGGGTGTAG
- a CDS encoding GAF domain-containing protein, translated as MEIDKARLDASLTRLHHLVPERVELGELLSEAVRAITDVFGLDGAGILVVDADRALRSVAASNSSGRLLEQVQEELGEGPCVESFVLDELVVSPDLTAEARWPRARPRLLAGGVRAVLGVPLRMGGGPIGTLNVADDSPREWTPAEREALERFGQVLESILLAGLVADRSTKLARQLQFALDYRVPIDRAVGYLMAVWDTDAVTAFERLRRAARSSRRRVSELAEEILAGRVRL; from the coding sequence GTGGAGATCGACAAGGCGCGTCTGGACGCCAGCCTGACCCGGCTGCACCACCTCGTCCCCGAGCGGGTGGAGCTCGGTGAGCTGCTGTCCGAGGCCGTGCGTGCGATCACCGACGTCTTCGGGCTCGACGGCGCCGGTATCCTCGTCGTCGACGCCGACCGGGCCCTGCGCAGCGTGGCCGCGAGCAACAGCAGCGGGCGTCTGCTGGAACAGGTACAGGAAGAGCTCGGTGAGGGCCCGTGCGTCGAGTCCTTCGTCCTGGACGAGCTGGTGGTGAGCCCGGATCTCACCGCTGAGGCACGCTGGCCGCGGGCCAGGCCCCGGCTGCTCGCCGGCGGGGTGCGGGCGGTCCTCGGCGTGCCGCTCCGGATGGGCGGCGGCCCGATCGGGACGTTGAACGTCGCCGACGACTCGCCGCGGGAGTGGACCCCAGCCGAGCGCGAGGCCCTCGAGCGGTTCGGGCAGGTACTGGAGAGCATCCTGCTCGCCGGACTGGTCGCCGACCGCAGCACCAAGCTGGCCCGCCAGCTGCAGTTCGCCCTTGACTACCGCGTCCCCATCGACCGGGCCGTCGGTTACCTGATGGCCGTCTGGGACACCGACGCCGTCACCGCCTTCGAACGGCTGCGCCGTGCGGCGCGCAGCAGCCGCCGGCGGGTGTCCGAGCTGGCCGAGGAGATTCTCGCCGGGCGGGTCCGGCTCTAG
- a CDS encoding LLM class F420-dependent oxidoreductase produces MTMNVARTGLWMPAGQWPRGTAERRDTAQELEELGYEMVWLGGATADLELPAALLESTEHLCVGTGILNIWTEPVDLLADTYGMLEKAHPSRLLLGVGTGHAKRVEAMTGRRYHHPYGAVLSYLDALDAVGIPVSARVLAALGPRMLGLAAQRSAGAHPFLVTPEHTRTAREILGAGALLAPEQKIILEVDADRARAIGRAALAVYLDLPNYTNNLRRLGFTDADLAGGGSDRLVDALVAWGDMDTVRARLDEHRAAGADHVCAQILTGGRELPREQWRDLAAGLDLRPRAGAGAARGTAP; encoded by the coding sequence GTGACCATGAATGTCGCCAGGACCGGGCTCTGGATGCCCGCCGGGCAGTGGCCACGTGGCACGGCCGAACGTCGCGACACCGCCCAGGAGCTCGAGGAGCTCGGCTACGAGATGGTCTGGCTGGGTGGCGCGACGGCGGACCTGGAGCTGCCGGCGGCGCTGCTGGAATCCACCGAGCACCTGTGTGTCGGCACCGGGATCCTGAACATCTGGACCGAACCGGTCGACCTGCTGGCCGACACCTACGGCATGTTGGAGAAGGCGCACCCCAGCCGCCTGCTGCTCGGGGTGGGAACCGGGCACGCGAAACGGGTCGAGGCGATGACCGGTCGCCGCTACCACCACCCCTACGGTGCCGTCCTGTCCTACCTCGACGCGCTCGACGCGGTGGGCATCCCGGTCTCGGCCCGGGTGCTGGCGGCGCTCGGCCCGCGGATGCTCGGCCTGGCCGCGCAGCGGTCGGCCGGGGCGCACCCCTTCCTCGTCACGCCGGAGCACACCCGGACGGCCCGGGAGATCCTCGGCGCCGGCGCGCTGCTGGCACCGGAACAGAAGATCATCCTGGAGGTGGACGCCGACCGGGCCCGCGCGATCGGGCGGGCCGCGCTGGCGGTCTACCTGGACCTGCCGAACTACACGAACAACCTGCGCCGGCTCGGTTTCACCGACGCGGACCTGGCGGGTGGGGGCAGTGACCGCCTGGTCGACGCCCTGGTGGCGTGGGGCGACATGGACACCGTCCGGGCACGGCTGGACGAGCACCGCGCGGCCGGCGCGGATCACGTCTGCGCGCAGATCCTCACCGGCGGCCGGGAGCTGCCACGGGAGCAGTGGCGTGACCTGGCCGCGGGGCTCGACCTGAGGCCACGGGCGGGCGCCGGAGCGGCGCGCGGAACCGCTCCCTGA